Part of the Verrucomicrobiota bacterium genome is shown below.
CGCTCATTCGAAGGACTATAAGTAATCCCGTTCCGGGCAACTCAGCACCGCAGTTTGCGAGACAGCATCTGTGAAGACGACCGTCAATATCTCCGTCAATGGTTCCCCTCAGCAGCACGAAATCGATCCTCGCACGCTCCTGGTGCACTTTCTGCGGGACTGCTGCGGTTTGACCGGGACGCACGTGGGCTGCGAGACGAGCATTTGCGGCGCGTGCACGGTGCTGCTGGACGGGCAAGCCGTCAAATCCTGCACGCTGCTGGCGGTCCAGGCGGATGGCGGTTCCGTGACGACGATTGAAGGTCTGGCGCGCAACGGCGAGTTGCATCCGATCCAGGAGAGTTTTTGGGAATGCCACGCGTTGCAGTGCGGCTACTGCACGCCCGGCATGATTTTGGCCGGTGTGCAGCTTCTTCAATCCAACCCTCACCCCACGCGCGAACAAATTGCACATGGCCTGGAAGGCAATCTATGCCGCTGCACCGGCTACTCGCACATCATCGATGCCATCCAACGCGCCGCATCCAGGATGAAATAGGCTCATGGCCAACCGCAACCACAAAGGCTATTTCGGCAAGGCGCTCAAACGCACCGAAGACCCGCGCCTGATCAAAGGCATTGCCACCTACGTCGATGACCTGAAATTCCCCGGAATGCTCCACGCCGCGGTTCTCCGCAGCCCGCACGCGCACGCGAAAATCCTCGGCGTCAAAACCGAAAACGCGAAAGCGCTGCCGGGAGTCGCCGGCGTCTATACCGCCGCCGATGTGAACCCCACCTGCGGTCTGCTGCCCTGCGCTTCGCCCATGCCGGACCAGAAAGCGCCCAAGCACACGGTCTTGGCCAGCGATCGGGTGTACTATGTGAGCCATCCGGTAGCGATTGTTCTCGCGGCGGACCGATATATCGCGCGCGACGCGCTGGATTTGATCGAAGTGGATTACGAGTCGTTGCCCGTCGTGGTCGATCCGGAAAAGGCGTTGGAAAAGAATTCTCCACTCACGCACCCGGATTTGGGATCCAATGTTTCCTTTACGTGGTCGGTGGCGAACGGCGACCTTGAGAGCGCTTTTCAGGAGGCGGATCGGGTCATCAAGCAGCGAATGGTTCACCAGCGACTCATTCCAATGGCGATCGAGCCGCGCGGCTGCGTCGCTTCGTACCATCCCGGCGAAGGCACGCTGACCCTCTGGACTTCCACGCAGATTCCACACCTTGTCCGGACGTTGTTGCCGGGAATGGTGGGTGTTCCGGAGAACAAAATACGTGTGGTCGCCCCGGAAGTTGGCGGCGGTTTTGGGTCGAAGCTGAATCTTTACGTGGAAGAAGCCCTTTGCTGCCACCTCTCGATGCGGCTGCGCACGCCCGTCAAATGGATCGAGTCGCGTCGCGAGAATGCCGCGGCGACGATCCACGGCCGCGACCAGGTCGGGGATTATGAGGTCGCAGTCAAAAACGACGGCACGATTCTCGCGATCAAATCACGGACCATTGCGGATATCGGCTCGTATCTTCAGTTGCTGACCCCGGCTATCCCCACGCTGACCGGCCTCATGCTCACGGGCTGTTACAAGATCAAAGCCATGCGCATGGACGTGATCGGGGTCTATACCCACAAGATGTCCACCGACGCCTACCGTGGCGCCGGGCGTCCGGAAGCGACTTACGTCATCGAGCGCGTCATGGATTTGGTGGCGGCGGAACTTGGTCTGGACCCGATCAAAATCCGTCTCAAGAATTTTCCGAAACCGACGGAGTTCCCGTTCGACACCGCCACCGGACTGACTTACGACAGCGGCAATTACCAGGGCGCGCTCAAGAAAGCTCAACAAATTGCCCCCTGGGACGACCTCCTGCGATGGCGGGACAAGGCTCGCCAGGAAGACCGGCTTTTCGGTGTCGGCGTCTCCACCTACGTCGAAATCTGCGCGCTGGGTCCGTCGAAAATGATGGCTTCGGGCGGTTGGGAGTGGGGGTGTGTCCGAATGGAGATTTCCGGCAAGGTGAGTGTGATCACCGGCGCAACGCCTCACGGACAGGGCCAGGAAACGAGCTTCGCGCAGATCATCGCCGACAAACTCGGCGTCCCGATTGAGGACATCGTGGTTTTTCGAGGCGATACCGCCGTCGCCCATTATGGCCGTGACACGTATGGAAGCCGGGCCACGGCGCTCGGCGGCACAGCTTTGATCATGTCCGCGGAGAAGGTTATCGAAAAAGCCCGGCGGCTCGCGGCGCATCTCCTGGGCGCCAAGACGAAAGACGTTCAGTTCAAGGACGGTAAATTCTTCGTCCGAGGCAAACCCAAGAAGAGCGTCGGTTGGGGGTTGCTCGCTCAGGAAGCGTATGTCGCCAAGAACCTCCCGCCCAATTTCGAGCCGGGCCTGGAAGCCTCCAGTTTCTTCGAGCCGAAGAATTGCACCTACCCGTTTGGCACACACATCGTCGCGGTGGAGATTGATCGCGACACTGGCGAGGTCCAAATCATCAAATACGTGGCGGTGGATGATTGCGGGCATCAGGTCAACCCGCTGCTCGTAGAAGGGCAAGTCCAGGGTGGCATCGCCCATTCCCTCGGACAGGCGCTGTTCGAGCGCGCCGTCTATGACGAGAACGGCCAGTTGCTGACCGGCGAATTCATGGATTACGCGCTGGCGCGGGCCAAGGATATTCCCGATTACGTGATGGACAGCACCGTGACGCCGTCTCCCAGCAACCCGATGGGCATCAAAGGCTGCGGCGAAGCCGGGACCATCGGAGCAACGCCGGCGATTGCCAACGCGGTTCTCGACGCTCTCGCGCCGCTCGGAATCAAGCATCTGGATTTGCCGCTGACGCCGGAGAAAATCTGGCGCGCGATCCATAACTCGAAGCCATCGAAATCGAAATGATCCCCGCTTCGTTCGACTATTTCAGACCCCAATCGCTGGAAGAAGCGATTGGCCTGCTGAACCAGCACGGAGAAGAAGCCAAAGTGCTGGCCGGTGGTCATAGCCTGGTTCCGGCGCTGAAGCTGCGGCTCGCCCAGCCCAAAGTGGTGATCGACATCGGCCGGATTTCGGATCTGAACTACATTCGCGAGCAGGATGGAAAGATCGCCATCGGCGCCATGACCACGCACCACGTCATCGAGACTTCGGCGTTGCTGCGGGAGAAATGCCCGCTGCTTGCCGAGATTGCCCCTCATATCGGCGACGTGCAGGTCCGGAATCGCGGCACTTTGGGCGGCAGCCTGGTCCACGCGGATCCGGCGGCTGACTGGCCGGCCGCAATCCTGGCTCTGGATGCGGAGCTGGACGTGGTAGGGCCGAACGGTTCGCGGCAGATCAGCGCGAAGAAGTTTTTTGTCGATCTCTTCCAAACCGCGCTGCAACCGAACCAAATCCTCCGGGAGATTCGAGTTCCGGCAACGCCCAGGTCGGTGGCTTACGTGAAATTCGCGCAGCGCGCCAGCGGTTTCGCCATCGCAGGCGTAGCCGTCGTCGTCCACGCCAACAGCAAAACCGTGAGCGTTGGAGTCACGGGCGTCGCCGCCAAACCCT
Proteins encoded:
- a CDS encoding (2Fe-2S)-binding protein, whose protein sequence is MKTTVNISVNGSPQQHEIDPRTLLVHFLRDCCGLTGTHVGCETSICGACTVLLDGQAVKSCTLLAVQADGGSVTTIEGLARNGELHPIQESFWECHALQCGYCTPGMILAGVQLLQSNPHPTREQIAHGLEGNLCRCTGYSHIIDAIQRAASRMK
- a CDS encoding xanthine dehydrogenase family protein molybdopterin-binding subunit, with amino-acid sequence MANRNHKGYFGKALKRTEDPRLIKGIATYVDDLKFPGMLHAAVLRSPHAHAKILGVKTENAKALPGVAGVYTAADVNPTCGLLPCASPMPDQKAPKHTVLASDRVYYVSHPVAIVLAADRYIARDALDLIEVDYESLPVVVDPEKALEKNSPLTHPDLGSNVSFTWSVANGDLESAFQEADRVIKQRMVHQRLIPMAIEPRGCVASYHPGEGTLTLWTSTQIPHLVRTLLPGMVGVPENKIRVVAPEVGGGFGSKLNLYVEEALCCHLSMRLRTPVKWIESRRENAAATIHGRDQVGDYEVAVKNDGTILAIKSRTIADIGSYLQLLTPAIPTLTGLMLTGCYKIKAMRMDVIGVYTHKMSTDAYRGAGRPEATYVIERVMDLVAAELGLDPIKIRLKNFPKPTEFPFDTATGLTYDSGNYQGALKKAQQIAPWDDLLRWRDKARQEDRLFGVGVSTYVEICALGPSKMMASGGWEWGCVRMEISGKVSVITGATPHGQGQETSFAQIIADKLGVPIEDIVVFRGDTAVAHYGRDTYGSRATALGGTALIMSAEKVIEKARRLAAHLLGAKTKDVQFKDGKFFVRGKPKKSVGWGLLAQEAYVAKNLPPNFEPGLEASSFFEPKNCTYPFGTHIVAVEIDRDTGEVQIIKYVAVDDCGHQVNPLLVEGQVQGGIAHSLGQALFERAVYDENGQLLTGEFMDYALARAKDIPDYVMDSTVTPSPSNPMGIKGCGEAGTIGATPAIANAVLDALAPLGIKHLDLPLTPEKIWRAIHNSKPSKSK
- a CDS encoding xanthine dehydrogenase family protein subunit M, with protein sequence MIPASFDYFRPQSLEEAIGLLNQHGEEAKVLAGGHSLVPALKLRLAQPKVVIDIGRISDLNYIREQDGKIAIGAMTTHHVIETSALLREKCPLLAEIAPHIGDVQVRNRGTLGGSLVHADPAADWPAAILALDAELDVVGPNGSRQISAKKFFVDLFQTALQPNQILREIRVPATPRSVAYVKFAQRASGFAIAGVAVVVHANSKTVSVGVTGVAAKPYRANAVEKSLEGQLLTAESIAAAAKRAANRIDPLNDIHASA